GTGCGtaccaatattttcaaattcatcaaaatgtttttaaatatctcCTAAAAAATAGACCTGTTCTACTTCCAAAATAAACGGCTCCCCTTCATTAGaatcaataaaataacaaaagcgATTTGTAACGTTTAATCTCGTTTAATAAACTCAAAATATTTCGTTCGATAAATTTGAAGTATCTCTATTTCAGTGTAAAGTAGAAAGCGTTGCTGATAATTACAAAAAAGCCCGTCAAGAAATAGCAGACCGTACAAAGTTGATTTTAACTAACTTTCAAGATGAATCGAGATCTGTCCTGGACAAGTTCAAGAAGAACCTAGAAATATCCAAAAATGTCGAAGAGAAGCAGTTAGACGAACTATCTAACGATGTCAAGAAAAAAGTTCAAAAGCTAATAGTTTTAAATCCTCCGTTCGGTTCTTGTAAACGAAAATCCATAATGTTGTTCGAATATCGAAATCGACAGGCTTTCAACGAATTGCAATGCGGCTTTCTGCCGCAAATAAGACGAGTTCAATATATCATCGACAATTCACAGCGCGACATACAGGTAACCCTCGATCGTGCCCGATCCTTAATACTCTCTTGTCGAAAATGTAAAGACCATGAAGCCTTGAAAAAGTGCATCGAGGAGAAGGCAAACTACGCAGAAAAAATATTAGACAAAACGTCGCAGAACATGAAGCTTAATTTAGATAAAATCGACAAAATACaactggaaattttggagtacCATAAAGAGATCATGGCGGAGTTCATGAAAGAGTACCGTAAAAAGAACAAG
The nucleotide sequence above comes from Megachile rotundata isolate GNS110a chromosome 13, iyMegRotu1, whole genome shotgun sequence. Encoded proteins:
- the LOC105661941 gene encoding uncharacterized protein LOC105661941, with product MLITKFIAPVTRKFHVGIPNVSLRNSLHSNNVSQRKPQDIKKALAPSKCEEYRDKLAKCPKPRKRQKWQFFQPKPKVCKVESVADNYKKARQEIADRTKLILTNFQDESRSVLDKFKKNLEISKNVEEKQLDELSNDVKKKVQKLIVLNPPFGSCKRKSIMLFEYRNRQAFNELQCGFLPQIRRVQYIIDNSQRDIQVTLDRARSLILSCRKCKDHEALKKCIEEKANYAEKILDKTSQNMKLNLDKIDKIQLEILEYHKEIMAEFMKEYRKKNKELLEHLDNCIYNIKNKR